The stretch of DNA CTCGTACTACATGAGGACCAAGACTCTTAGTCCAGAACATTACCAGGAGCTGATGGATCGCGGATGGAGGCGCTCCGGCAGCTTGTTGTATCTTCCAGACGCTGCTAGGTCCTGTTGCACGCACTACACGATCCGGTAGACCTCCAGTTCAGTCAACACACCGATAGCGTCATTAACCTTGTCCAGACTACCGGCGGCGGAGTTCAAGCCGACCAAAGACCAGCGTCAAGCATTAAATCGATGGAATCATTTCGTGCTGGGCGACGAATACACCAAAGCAGCAGCGCTGAAATACCCCAGAACTCGGGAGTGAGTTCATCTGAATATGGCCTATGATTAACCCACTCATTCAGTTCTAGGGAGAAGAAACGCTTGAAGAGTGAGTTCGATTTAACGCTAGCGGTACACCAGAGCGAGTCGAGTCAGCTGAAGCCGGACATTCAGCCGCAACACCGATTCGAAGTGCAGCTCGAACCCGACTGTTTCTCGGAGGTGAGCACTATGGCGCAATGATTGCGGAACTATAGAGGCACTCGCTGATCACTTGAGGGTTTGCCAGGAGAAATTCTCATTATTCGACAACTATCAGCGAAACGTGCATGGagaaggcgacgatgacATTAGCAAATCTGGCTTCCGTCGCTTCCTTTGCGGTTCTCCTCTCAAGCGTCGCACTGAGAAAGACGGCAAGCAGCTTGGCAGCTTTCATCAATGCTATCGGTAGGGCACACCAGCATCAGACTCATTTACTGCAGGACCTGTGCTGACCACTTGTGATCAGTCTTGATGGTCGCCTCATAGCAATGGCTGTGCTAGATCTTCTCCCCCACGCTGTTAGCGGTGTTTACTTCTTGTACCATCAAGACTTCGAATCATACGCTTTTGGCAAGATATCGGCTCTTAGAGAAGCGGCACTTGCACGTGAGCAGGGTTACCAGTACTACTACAGTAAGTGCCACTGCACATTTCAGCATGCTCATCATCACTTTCGCGACCAACGCTTTTCTAATCCGCAACGACATGCAGTGGGCTACTACATACACACCTGCAAAAAGATGCGATATAAAGCCGATTACAAACCACAATACGTTCTGGATCCCCACAGTCTAGACTGGCAGCCGCTCAACGATGAGCTGAGAGCTCTCATGGAAAGCAGACGCTACGCCAGTCCGTCACTGGAGCAAAAGAAACAAGCCCAGGGGCAGAGTGATG from Cercospora beticola chromosome 1, complete sequence encodes:
- a CDS encoding uncharacterized protein (BUSCO:EOG092638AP), translating into MQNCLSPAMSLLTPIGYQSGDCGYCRKSENSGRTPDSRASYYMRTKTLSPEHYQELMDRGWRRSGSLLYLPDAARSCCTHYTIRLPAAEFKPTKDQRQALNRWNHFVLGDEYTKAAALKYPRTREEKKRLKSEFDLTLAVHQSESSQLKPDIQPQHRFEVQLEPDCFSEEKFSLFDNYQRNVHGEGDDDISKSGFRRFLCGSPLKRRTEKDGKQLGSFHQCYRLDGRLIAMAVLDLLPHAVSGVYFLYHQDFESYAFGKISALREAALAREQGYQYYYMGYYIHTCKKMRYKADYKPQYVLDPHSLDWQPLNDELRALMESRRYASPSLEQKKQAQGQSDVEQETMFPIPLDAMNSGLSILTLGMPGVLPLSQLQEEIDLGSMKVSIGREMGVFLAQHIVSWNSGDFSDAKTIKGIFAELAAAVGPTVAREAIVDFT